The Salvelinus fontinalis isolate EN_2023a chromosome 31, ASM2944872v1, whole genome shotgun sequence genome has a window encoding:
- the LOC129830163 gene encoding 5-hydroxytryptamine receptor 6-like, whose translation MSTTAMGDSALTGLEAAGVDAVNPLGSSNGSLSTSSAWGISGSGPWLLACMLTLIILMTACGNTLLITLVFAQRSLRNTSNCFLVSLFLSDLMVALVVMPPAMLNVLCGAWVLSPGFCPVWLCFDVMCCSASILNLCVISLDRYLLIISPLRYKQRMTLPRALLLVGGAWGLAALASFLPIKMNWHSLGHRSGHFPMHGAGSANISTYPELSLRYPASYFQLSPSDGLSFQCRLRVTLPFALVASVLTFFLPSSAICFTYCRILLVARRQARRVAALSHPPYPQHSPRGPSQPPSPGGGAAGHAHHDREDYSHQERSMSRQVPMSVNSERRLAHRQGRRAVKASLTLGVLLGLFFSAWLPFFITNMAQAVCECVPPTLFDAITWLGYCNSTMNPIIYPLFMRDFKRALGRLLSCCSTRSPRRPSPELSLCNSGEPNLPTEPPSLASDPRQPPATATDAVNLYDAEHAGIELPLLLPNQVDTLD comes from the exons ATGTCAACTACCGCTATGGGCGACTCTGCCTTAACTGGCCTAGAGGCAGCAGGTGTGGATGCTGTTAACCCTTTAGGGAGCTCCAATGGTAGCTTGTCCACGAGCAGTGCCTGGGGCATCAGTGGCAGCGGTCCGTGGCTGTTGGCGTGCATGTTAACCCTCATCATCCTGATGACGGCTTGTGGAAACACTCTGCTGATCACTCTGGTGTTTGCCCAGCGCTCCTTACGCAACACCTCCAACTGTTTCCTggtgtctctcttcctgtcggACCTGATGGTGGCGCTGGTGGTGATGCCGCCAGCCATGCTCAATGTGCTGTGCGGGGCCTGGGTGTTGTCGCCGGGCTTTTGCCCCGTGTGGCTCTGCTTCGACGTCATGTGCTGCAGTGCCTCCATTCTCAACCTATGTGTGATCAGCCTGGACCGCTACCTCCTCATCATCTCGCCTCTGCGGTACAAGCAGAGGATGACCCTTCCCCGGGCCCTGCTTCTGGTGGGAGGGGCCTGGGGTCTGGCCGCCCTCGCCTCCTTCTTGCCCatcaagatgaactggcacagctTGGGTCACCGAAGTGGCCATTTCCCAATGCACGGGGCTGGCAGTGCCAACATCAGCACATACCCAGAGCTAAGCTTGCGGTACCCCGCTTCCTACTTCCAACTGTCACCCTCCGATGGCCTGTCCTTCCAGTGTCGTCTGCGGGTCACCCTGCCCTTTGCCCTGGTGGCATCCGTCCTCACCTTCTTCCTGCCATCCAGCGCTATCTGCTTCACCTACTGTCGGATTCTCCTTGTGGCACGAAGACAGGCAAGGCGAGTAGCGGCGCTAAGTCACCCTCCGTACCCGCAACATTCGCCCAGGGGGCCTTCTCAGCCTCCCTCACCAGGTGGGGGCGCCGCGGGACATGCTCACCATGACAGAGAAGACTACAGTCATCAGGAGCGCTCTATGTCACGCCAAGTAccg ATGTCAGTGAACAGCGAGCGGCGGCTGGCCCACAGGCAGGGTCGGAGGGCAGTGAAGGCCAGTCTGACTCTGGGagtcctgctgggcctcttcttcAGCGCCTGGCTGCCCTTCTTCATCACCAACATGGCCCAG GCGGTATGCGAGTGTGTTCCCCCGACACTCTTCGATGCCATCACTTGGCTGGGCTACTGTAACAGCACCATGAACCCCATTATCTACCCGCTGTTCATGCGTGACTTCAAACGGGCCCTGGGGCGACTGCTGTCCTGCTGCTCTACCCGCTCGCCCCGCAGACCCTCGCCGGAGCTCTCCCTCTGCAACTCTGGTGAGCCCAACCTGCCCACAGAGCCCCCCTCCCTGGCTTCCGATCCCCGACAGCCCCCCGCCACCGCCACAGACGCCGTCAACTTGTATGACGCAGAGCATGCTGGGATTGAGCTGCCCTTGCTGCTGCCTAATCAGGTGGACACGCTGGACTGA
- the tmco4 gene encoding transmembrane and coiled-coil domain-containing protein 4 isoform X1: MEEERSKQHCFNPVLAPDPGGEKPGRERPDEPIAVAVIGRQLTEPGRFAYAGLCGVSLGQLFPGPENRCFREQYLEGLVQWLGLDESVMPVMGAFLAGLGFEGSDTFLSILQAEPLLSAGATPITQDLVSFSVKGGLYDSRSRVLIRHVSCLLRVSPQQLEEFEATLGERLREGVVETAEESSRRQTKERGRKLRRYLLIGLATVGGGAVIGVTGGLAAPLVAAGASAVLGAGGAAVLGSATGIAIMASLFGAAGAGLTGYKMNKRVGAIEEFEFLPLSSGKHLHLTVAVTGWLCTGKYSSFQAPWCSLGACGEQYCLVWESRFLRDLGSTMAALLDGLVSMVAQEALKYTVLSGIVTALTWPASLLAVASVIDNPWSVCLCRSAEVGKHLAQVLRSRQQGKRPVSLIGFSLGARVIYFCLQELAKDQGCEGVVEDVVLLGAPVDGTAQAWERMVKVVAGKIVNGYCRGDWLLGYVYRGSSAQLSVAGLQPISLNDRRIFNVDLSSVVKGHLDYMRQMDTILVAVGVPTREVPGAGGGPLQPLTMTERKLDIAMVQSVQGDVAEEQKLVGSSAGADETCMGEGGQLEEKEDMGDGWDIPDISDLLDSLNEIDVVTAENILEGNLQQSSEGNATHEDNCAPSHLEFDGWGKELGEEWGEGVEGTETDTEHTSWSWEDTHWTPEHKHMGPNRRT, from the exons ATGGAAGAGGAAAGATCAAAACAACACTGTTTTAATCCAGTGTTGGCTCCAG ATCCAGGGGGGGAGAAGCCCGGTCGAGAAAGGCCGGATGAACCGATCGCTGTGGCAGTGATTGGCAGGCAGCTGACTGAACCAGGGCGCTTTGCCTACgctgggctctgtggggtctccTTGGGCCAGCTATTTCCTGGACCTGAGAACAG GTGTTTCCGGGAGCAGTACCTGGAGGGGCTGGTGCAATGGCTGGGTCTGGACGAGTCAGTGATGCCCGTCATGGGGGCCTTTCTAGCAGGCCTGGGATTCGAGGGCAGCGACACCTTCCTCTCTATCCTTCAGGCTGAGCCACTACTGTCTGCAGGTGCCACTCCCATCACACAG GACCTTGTGTCTTTTTCCGTCAAAGGTG GCCTGTACGATTCCAGATCACGAGTCCTAATTCGCCATGTCAGCTGTCTACTGCGAGTGTCCCCTCAGCAACTGGAGGAGTTTGAGGCGACGCTGGGCGAACGACTGAGAGAGGGAGTGGTGGAGACCGC AGAGGAGTCATCTCGGCGACAGACAAAAGAGAGAGGACGCAAATTACGACGCTACCTCCTCATTGGCCTGGCCACTGTGGGCGGAGGCGCTGTGATTG gtgtgaCGGGCGGGTTGGCGGCGCCACTGGTGGCGGCGGGGGCATCGGCCGTACTAGGGGCAGGAGGGGCGGCTGTTCTGGGCTCAGCCACTGGCATCGCCATCATGGCCTCCCTGTTTGGAGCAGCAGGGGCTGGCTTAACTG GCTATAAGATGAATAAGCGGGTGGGAGCAATAGAGGAGTTTGAGTTTCTGCCACTGAGCTCAGGGAAGCACCTACACCTGACTGTGGCTGTGACTGGCTGGCTGTGCACTGGAAAATACA gTTCGTTCCAGGCTCCTTGGTGCAGTCTGGGTGCGTGCGGGGAGCAGTACTGTCTGGTGTGGGAGTCTCGTTTCCTTAGGGACCTGGGTTCCACCATGGCTGCTCTTCTCGACGGCCTGGTCAGCATGGTGGCCCAGGAGGCCCTCAAGTATACCGTGCTGTCAG GTATTGTGACTGCTCTTACGTGGCCTGCCTCTCTGCTTGCGGTGGCCAGTGTTATAGACAATCCCTGGTCTGTGTGTCTTTGTCGCTCAGCCGAGGTGGGAAAACACCTCGCTCAGGTGCTGAGGAGTAGGCAGCAG GGAAAGCGTCCTGTGAGTCTCATTGGCTTCAGTCTTGGAGCGAGGGTTATCTACTTCTGCCTTCAGGAACTTGCCAAAGATCAAG GTTGTGAGGGCGTGGTGGAGGATGTTGTCCTATTGGGTGCCCCAGTAGATGGCACTGCCCAAGCCTGGGAGAGAATGGTCAAGGTGGTCGCTGGGAAGATAGTGAATGGATACTGCAG AGGGGACTGGCTACTGGGATACGTGTACAGGGGTTCGTCGGCACAGCTGTCTGTTGCAGGGCTTCAGCCAATCAGCTTGAATGATCGGCGCATATTCAACGTGGATCTATCTTCTGTG GTGAAAGGTCACTTGGACTACATGCGTCAGATGGATACCATCCTCGTAGCAGTGGGCGTGCCCACCAGAGAAGTTCCAGGAGCTGGGGGCGGACCTCTTCAACCACTCACTATGACCGAGAGAAAACTGGACATAGCCATGGTCCAATCAGTGCAAGGGGACGTGGCTGAAGAGCAAAAACTGGTTGGTTCTTCGGCTGGAGCAGATGAGACTTGCATGGGTGAGGGAGGGCAGCTGGAGGAAAAAGAGGATATGGGAGACGGTTGGGATATCCCCGACATATCAGATCTGTTGGACTCGCTAAATGAGATCGATGTTGTTACAGCTGAAAACATTCTTGAGGGCAACCTGCAACAGAGTTCTGAGGGGAATGCCACTCATGAGGACAACTGTGCACCTTCCCATCTAGAGTTTGATGGATGGGGAAAAGAGCTGGGGGAGGAATGGGGGGagggagtagaggggacagagacTGACACTGAACACACGTCCTGGAGTTGGGaggacacacactggactcccGAGCACAAACACATGGGACCAAACAGGCGGACATAG
- the tmco4 gene encoding transmembrane and coiled-coil domain-containing protein 4 isoform X2, translating to MEEERSKQHCFNPVLAPDPGGEKPGRERPDEPIAVAVIGRQLTEPGRFAYAGLCGVSLGQLFPGPENRCFREQYLEGLVQWLGLDESVMPVMGAFLAGLGFEGSDTFLSILQAEPLLSAGATPITQDLVSFSVKGGLYDSRSRVLIRHVSCLLRVSPQQLEEFEATLGERLREGVVETAEESSRRQTKERGRKLRRYLLIGLATVGGGAVIGVTGGLAAPLVAAGASAVLGAGGAAVLGSATGIAIMASLFGAAGAGLTGSFQAPWCSLGACGEQYCLVWESRFLRDLGSTMAALLDGLVSMVAQEALKYTVLSGIVTALTWPASLLAVASVIDNPWSVCLCRSAEVGKHLAQVLRSRQQGKRPVSLIGFSLGARVIYFCLQELAKDQGCEGVVEDVVLLGAPVDGTAQAWERMVKVVAGKIVNGYCRGDWLLGYVYRGSSAQLSVAGLQPISLNDRRIFNVDLSSVVKGHLDYMRQMDTILVAVGVPTREVPGAGGGPLQPLTMTERKLDIAMVQSVQGDVAEEQKLVGSSAGADETCMGEGGQLEEKEDMGDGWDIPDISDLLDSLNEIDVVTAENILEGNLQQSSEGNATHEDNCAPSHLEFDGWGKELGEEWGEGVEGTETDTEHTSWSWEDTHWTPEHKHMGPNRRT from the exons ATGGAAGAGGAAAGATCAAAACAACACTGTTTTAATCCAGTGTTGGCTCCAG ATCCAGGGGGGGAGAAGCCCGGTCGAGAAAGGCCGGATGAACCGATCGCTGTGGCAGTGATTGGCAGGCAGCTGACTGAACCAGGGCGCTTTGCCTACgctgggctctgtggggtctccTTGGGCCAGCTATTTCCTGGACCTGAGAACAG GTGTTTCCGGGAGCAGTACCTGGAGGGGCTGGTGCAATGGCTGGGTCTGGACGAGTCAGTGATGCCCGTCATGGGGGCCTTTCTAGCAGGCCTGGGATTCGAGGGCAGCGACACCTTCCTCTCTATCCTTCAGGCTGAGCCACTACTGTCTGCAGGTGCCACTCCCATCACACAG GACCTTGTGTCTTTTTCCGTCAAAGGTG GCCTGTACGATTCCAGATCACGAGTCCTAATTCGCCATGTCAGCTGTCTACTGCGAGTGTCCCCTCAGCAACTGGAGGAGTTTGAGGCGACGCTGGGCGAACGACTGAGAGAGGGAGTGGTGGAGACCGC AGAGGAGTCATCTCGGCGACAGACAAAAGAGAGAGGACGCAAATTACGACGCTACCTCCTCATTGGCCTGGCCACTGTGGGCGGAGGCGCTGTGATTG gtgtgaCGGGCGGGTTGGCGGCGCCACTGGTGGCGGCGGGGGCATCGGCCGTACTAGGGGCAGGAGGGGCGGCTGTTCTGGGCTCAGCCACTGGCATCGCCATCATGGCCTCCCTGTTTGGAGCAGCAGGGGCTGGCTTAACTG gTTCGTTCCAGGCTCCTTGGTGCAGTCTGGGTGCGTGCGGGGAGCAGTACTGTCTGGTGTGGGAGTCTCGTTTCCTTAGGGACCTGGGTTCCACCATGGCTGCTCTTCTCGACGGCCTGGTCAGCATGGTGGCCCAGGAGGCCCTCAAGTATACCGTGCTGTCAG GTATTGTGACTGCTCTTACGTGGCCTGCCTCTCTGCTTGCGGTGGCCAGTGTTATAGACAATCCCTGGTCTGTGTGTCTTTGTCGCTCAGCCGAGGTGGGAAAACACCTCGCTCAGGTGCTGAGGAGTAGGCAGCAG GGAAAGCGTCCTGTGAGTCTCATTGGCTTCAGTCTTGGAGCGAGGGTTATCTACTTCTGCCTTCAGGAACTTGCCAAAGATCAAG GTTGTGAGGGCGTGGTGGAGGATGTTGTCCTATTGGGTGCCCCAGTAGATGGCACTGCCCAAGCCTGGGAGAGAATGGTCAAGGTGGTCGCTGGGAAGATAGTGAATGGATACTGCAG AGGGGACTGGCTACTGGGATACGTGTACAGGGGTTCGTCGGCACAGCTGTCTGTTGCAGGGCTTCAGCCAATCAGCTTGAATGATCGGCGCATATTCAACGTGGATCTATCTTCTGTG GTGAAAGGTCACTTGGACTACATGCGTCAGATGGATACCATCCTCGTAGCAGTGGGCGTGCCCACCAGAGAAGTTCCAGGAGCTGGGGGCGGACCTCTTCAACCACTCACTATGACCGAGAGAAAACTGGACATAGCCATGGTCCAATCAGTGCAAGGGGACGTGGCTGAAGAGCAAAAACTGGTTGGTTCTTCGGCTGGAGCAGATGAGACTTGCATGGGTGAGGGAGGGCAGCTGGAGGAAAAAGAGGATATGGGAGACGGTTGGGATATCCCCGACATATCAGATCTGTTGGACTCGCTAAATGAGATCGATGTTGTTACAGCTGAAAACATTCTTGAGGGCAACCTGCAACAGAGTTCTGAGGGGAATGCCACTCATGAGGACAACTGTGCACCTTCCCATCTAGAGTTTGATGGATGGGGAAAAGAGCTGGGGGAGGAATGGGGGGagggagtagaggggacagagacTGACACTGAACACACGTCCTGGAGTTGGGaggacacacactggactcccGAGCACAAACACATGGGACCAAACAGGCGGACATAG